CAGCAGCATTCTTCCTGTGCCTCTATCCGACTTGCTATCGATGTTCAGCTATGTCAATGCTCCTTTGATTGTCACCCCAAACGGAGTTGCTTCCCGGATGACTTTTTTACGCGCTTTAAATCGTGTAGTAGAAAACGATCTGCCGGTTGTTCCCGATAATGAAAAAAAGCTGAAAAGGATTCAGGAATTGGCAAAGCCTGTCTCTATTGATCCTTACAATATTTTAAAGCCTCTCGGTCCTCGTCTACCAATCGATCCTAACGCTGTCAGACCGAATGTCAGAAAGCCTGTCGTCAACTCTCAACCTTTTTCAGGTGTTCAAATCATCAAAGAAGATCTTAAGCCGCACTTCCCATTTAAGCCGCGTATTCCTTCTCATCGCAGCTCCCCCATTTGGAAACCTCAGGAATCTTCATCTACCTCCGAACCTCTTCCTGTGCCCAAGCCTACATGGACTCCGAAATCGCCTAATTCGTATCCTCCGGTTCAAACATACCCTGATAAGAAAAAACCTTCCGATGCGGAGAGCTCGCAATGGAAGCCCAGGCATCATTGGGGAGAGCCTCCTGTGCAGCGTCCGCCGATTTATCGTCCTCGCAATCGCCACTCTTCAGTAAAAACTTGGAAAGAGATGGACGAAAGAAACAGAGAAGAGTAGATAGTGTCGTCATGCCCTTTGATACAGATGTTCTAAAGGCATTTTCCACAAAACCTGGCGTTTATCTGATGAAAGACAAAGCGGGTAAGGTGATCTATGTTGGAAAAGCGAAGAACCTCAGACAACGTGTGCGGCAATACTTTGTCAAAGGAGGGGACGGACGCTTTATGATCCCTTTCCTTGTTTCGAAGGTTGAATCGATTGAGACTGTGGTTGTCAGCTCCGAAAAAGAAGCGCTTTTGTTAGAAAATAACCTGATCAAAAAGCACAAGCCGCGCTATAACGCCCTATTAAAAGATGATAAGAGCTACATTGCCTTGAAGCTTACACGTCACCACTGGCCGAGAATAGATCTTGTCCGATACAAAGGGAAGCCTAAAGCAGACGGCATTTATTTTGGTCCCTATGCGCATGCTGGTGCAGCACGCAAAACGCTTGATTTGCTCCATAAAATTTTTCCCTTGCGGCAGTGTTCCGATCAGGAGTTTGCTAGACGCAATCGTCCTTGTATTTTATACGATATTAAAAAGTGTGTCGCACCTTGTGTGGGCTATTGCAGTAAAGAGGAATATGACGAACTTGCTGCAAAAGCTGTTCGTTTTTTGCGTGGCAATGACAAAGAAGTGATTCGAGATCTTTACCGGAAAATGGAGAGGTGTTCTTCGGAAATGCAGTATGAGCAGGCAGCCGAAATTTATCGCACAATACAATCGATCGAAAAAACGGTGGAAGGACAGCATGTGGATAAACCTTTGGGTGTAGATGCGGATGCTTTGGGGCTTCATCGGGAAGGGGAGGAGGTGCTTCTTGCACTGCTCATGTTCAAAAGCGGGCGGCTGACTGGATCCAAATGTTTCAGCTTCCGTTCAATAGCTCAAGATGATCAAGAACTTGTCCAGTCTTTTATTTTCCAGCACTACGCAGATTTGCCCTCCTTGCCTCACGAAGTGATTGCGCCGTTGGATATCGAGGAAGGGGCAATCATTGCAGAGCATCTGTCTGAAGGAAGATCTAGGAAATTATCGATCATCTCTCCTAAGAGAGGAGAGAAACGTAAACTTGTTGAAATGGCGGCAATGAACGCTGAATCGGAATTTAGAAAAGAAAAAGATGCGGATGCGATTATTGAAAGAACGTTGCTGCAAATGCGGGATAAATTTCATCTGTCGCGGTACCCCAAACGGATTGAATGCTTTGACATTTCAACGATTTCAGGGGAGGAAACCGTAGCAACCAAGGTCGCTTTCCTCGATGGTAAAAAAGACGCTTCGGCTTATAGGAAATATAAGATTAAAACCCTGGATCGTCCAGATGATTATGGCGCAATGTATGAAGCATTGATCAGAAGATTTAGAAAAGCTGAAAAGGAAAATCATCTTCCAGACCTTCTTATGATCGATGGAGGAAAGGGACATTTAAACGTTGCGCTTAGAGTCCTTCAGGAATTAAATATTATTTCAGTCGATGTCATTGGCCTGGCAAAAGAGGATAGCCGGCATGATAAAGGTCAGACACTTGATCAGGTTTTCCTTCCAAATGTTAAAGATCCCCTTTTGCTTAGCAGGCACTCGCAAATTCTTTTTTTTCTGCAAAAAATCCGAGATGAGGCGCATCGCACTGCAATAGCCTTTCATCGAAAAAGAAGAAGTAAAGCTTTGATAAAAAGCGCTCTCGATGATGTTCCAGGCATTGGAAATGCACGTAAAAAAGCGCTTTTAAAACACTTTGGAAGTCTTAAAAAAATAAAAGAGGCTTCCATAGAGGAGTTGGTCTCTATCCCGGGAATATCTGAGCAGTTAGCCGAGCTAATCAGACGTTTGTAACATTTTCTTCTGTTCCAAAAGCTGTTCGATTGTATACGCCAATCGTCTTCCATCGGTCTGATGCCCTGAGAGATATTTAAATGGCGGGCAAACAGACCCTTTTTCCTGAAGTTCAAGAATGCGCTTGGAATCATTCAGCTGAGTGCGGGCATCAGAAATGGCTGTTTTGCTTATTGGCTTAATAAGGGGAAGCAAGCGACTGACTTTTTGATAGAGAAGAAGCGCTTTTTTTTCAGGGATCAGCCATAAGTCTACAGGATGCATAGAAGCAATGAATTTCCGCACAACTTTTTTCTTTTTGGATAATTTTTTATCTAAAGGAGATGGAAATCCTTCCCGTTTTGAAAGATATTTTTTGAGTTGTTGATGGGTCTTGATAGAATTTAATAGCTTCTCTTCATTTTGGCAAGATCCGCAAATACAGGAAAAAATGTTCCTTCTGGATAAATCGTATTTTTCTAAAGAAATTGGAAGAGTATAATTTTTGTTTTCTAGGAATGCTTTTCTGCACTTCTGTAGATCGTATACCAATCTAGCGTAGTTTCGCATCCAATCAACCGGAACAGCGGGTTCTTTTGTTTCAAGACAATGAATTTTCTCTTCCAAATGTTCGATCTTATCTAAGAGAGATAACCGGAGCTCGGTTTCTTTTTTTCCGAGAGCGAAAAATTCAGCGAGCTTTTCTGCAAACAGGGTTAAAGCCGCATATGGATGCAGATTGTTTAAAGAGGTTAAATGGATTAAATCCAATGCAGTAGAGCGGATCTGATTTTCGATGACGCAATCAACTGCATTGACGATAGCGGGCATTTCAATTGTGGAATTCATTGTGTGGTAAAGGTGCAGCTTTTGTGACATCAGCCTTTTTTCATCTTTGAGATTCGGTAAAATTGCAGAGTGCGCAGCGCTGCAGCAACAGCAGCTTGATTTTCCATGTTGAGAAAGTGTTTTCTCTTGCATCACGCTGCAATGTTCCTGAAAGTAGAAAAGAAGTTGGTAATAAAAGATTTGCATCCTTCGATAGGCGTGATCTATAACCACGTTGCGCCACTGCTTGAATTCAGAATCGCTCGGCCTGATTCCAGGCTTATGCGGGTATTCACTGCTTCTTGAAATTGTTATGTTTGATGAGTAAGCGTAATAAGTACGCTTCCGTTTGCGGTTTTTTCTCGGTTCGATGTTGCTGTTTTTCAAACATCTTAATACTGTTTGTTTAACAAGAGTTTCTTTTTCGTTGAATAATGAAAGACGAAATCCTTCTTTAAAAGCATAAGAGATGCAGGATGAGGAGATCGGGATCATCATAAACCTCCTTTTTTACATTTCGAATGAACTTTTTTGAATTAATTGACAATAAAATAATTTAAGTTGCGTTAATCCAAGAGAATTTGTTAAGATTCTGGCTCGTAAGAAAGCGATGATGGGGTATTAGCTCAGTTGGTTAGAGCGCCACGTTGACATCGTGGAGGTCAGCTGTTCGAGTCAGCTATATCCCATATTTTTTATCGTATGTTATATTCTTCAAAGCATCATCATCTAGTCGCAGCAGCTCTATTGGGGCGCTCCCTTTGCACTCTTTTCCCTCAGGCAAAAATATTGCACTTCGATCAAACAAAGAAGGGATTTTACTGTCTGTGTAAATTTCCTCATCCTTTTGATGATCAGGCTCTCAGAATGACTGAAGAGGAACTCAAAAGAACAATCCAGGAAAACTTAAAGATAGAAACTGTTGAAATGATGCGTGAAAACGCAGCCGTGTTGTTTGAACATCGCGGGCTGGAACCAATGGCCGATGAGATCAGAAAGGGATCTTCAACGATTATTGAATTAGTTCGGATCGAGGAGTTTTATGGAGTTTGTCCAAAACCTCATTTGTCAGGGACTAGGCAGGTTGGATCAATAAAACTCTTTTGGAAAAGAGAGGGGGAGTTGATCAAAATCGAAGGAATTGCCCGAGAGACCTCTAAGGATTTGAAACAATTTTTTAAAAATTTTGCAGCGTTTACTTCCCACGAAGAATTGGGAAAGGAAGCAGACCTTTTTTTTGTTGAGAAAAATTGCTGCTTTTGGGCGCCGAAAGGAGAGTTGATCCGAGAGATTCTCGTTCAGTGGTGGAAGTCTAGTCTTAGAGGATTAGGATTTTCTATTTTCAGCTCTTCCGGAGCTTCCATCACTGCTGATCCCCGTTTTGAGTACGGCTGTCAACTGGCAGAGATCTCTGAAAAAAAGAGAGATGAAGAGCTCTCTATGGAAGGTGGACTGTATGATTTGCCATGGGCAACTTCGGATCGATTTTGGTGGGCTTTGGATGAAAAATCAGCCTTGGCTAATGTGAATTCCTGCTTGCATTTCATTAAGAAAACCGTTAATATGATGGCCATTGACTGCTCGTGGATTTTCTATAACAACTTGTTGAAATCCCGTCGTTGTCAAAAAAATAGGGATTTGAGCATTGAAATCCTCTCTCAATCGCTGGAAATAAGTGGAATTGAGACATTCAGGCAGAACGAGTCGTTCCAGAAGTATTCGGCCATTGAGGCCAGGTTTACAGATTCGTTAGGCAGAGAATGGTCAGGGCCAAGGATTGAGTTGCGGGATGCTAGCGGCTTTCAGATCGATCAATCGATGGATTCATTTGTTTTGGTTGGATCGGTGTTTAGGTCATTGGAAAGCTTAATCGCACTCCTTTTGGAGTCTTCGAAGGGTGAGCTGCCATTTTGGCTGGCTCCCGAGCAGGTTAGGATTTTGCCTGTTAAGCAAGAAGATGTTGCGTGGGCCGTGGAGATCGCTGAAGAGTTGATTGAAAATGGTTATCGGGTACATTGCGATGCGGATCCAGGCTCGCTTTCGGAGAAAGTGAGCGTAGCAAATCAATACAAGGTTCCCTATATTGTAGTCGTAGGGAAAAGAGAGAGAGAAGAACAGGCTGTTTCCGTAAGGTGTAGCTCAAAAGGAAATAAAGCAAGTGTTGTCTCTTTCGAATTGTTTATGGAAGAGCTGAAAAAACAAAGAGAAAAAGCTCAATTCCCTATTAATTAATGACTAAGTGAAAACTGGAGAGAAGCAATAGTTTGAGAATTAACCGAGAAATTCGCGCGCCTAAGGTAAGAGTGATTAGCTCGACAGGCGAGCAGGTAGGGATTATGAGTCCCAGAGATGCCTTGAAAAGAGCAGAAGATGAAGGGCTTGATCTCGTGGAGATTGCGCCCAACGCAAATCCTCCCGTTTGTAAGATCATTGACTATGGAAAGTTCCGATATGATCAGACTAAACGGGAAAAAGAAAGTAAAAAGGCCTCCCACCAGATCAAGGTAAAGGAGGTCAAAGTAAAACCGAATATTAATGAGCACGATCTCCAAACGAAGATGAGGCATGCAAAAGATTTTCTTGAGAAAGGAAATAAGGTTAAGGTGACCTGCATGTTCAGAGGGCGTGAAATGGCTCATAAAAGCATTGGAGAACGGTTGATTCAAAGGATTGTTGAAGATCTGAATGAGGTGGCCGTTTGCGAAACACCAATGAAAATGTTCGGGCGTTTTTTAACAGTGGTCTTGGCGCCACATAAAAATAAGAAGTGATGAGAAAGCCATGCCTAAATTGAAAACCAAGAAGGCCGTGGCGGCCAGATTCAAACTGACGGGAAAGGGAAAATTGCTTAGACAAAGACCCGGCCTGCGTCACATTATGACCAAGAAGACGCCAAAGCGAAAACGTCAACTGGCCAAACCGGCACTAGTCAGCGATAGCCAGTTAAAGACTTATAAGCGCTTAATGTGCGTCTCATAATAGTGGAGGTTAGCAATGGTTAGAGCAACCAATGCTGTAGCGACACGTCGAAGAAAGAAAAGGCTCTTAAAGCGGGCGAAAGGGTTTTGGGGGGATCGTAAAAATCACCTCAAAATGACTAAAGATGCCGTGATGCGTGCATTAGCATTTAACTATGTGCACAGGAAGCAGAAAAAACGCGACTTCAGAAAGCTCTGGATCACACGTTTATCTGCGGCAGCAAAAATTCACGGAATATCTTATAGCAAACTCGTTCACGGCTTGAAAAGGTCTCGATGTGAGCTAGACAGAAAGATGTTAGCCGATATGGCAATTAGCGATCCGGACGGTTTCAAACAAGTCGTCGGTCGCGCTAAAGAAGCGTTAGCGTAAATCTAACTTTAGGGAATGTCATCAAACTGATGGCATTCCCTTCCTATATGAAGTCATGCAAGCAGAAATCGAAACATTAAAAAAGACATTTACGGCAGAAATCGATCAGGCATGCTCTACAGCATCTCTGGAAGAGTTGAAAATTAAGTACCTGGGACGTAAAGGGCCGGTGCAGGATTTGATGAAATCTCTTAAAAATGCATCGAAAGAGGAGAGGCCTGCGCTTGGCAAGTTGATTAACGATCTCAAGGAAGAGATTTCGAATGGCATTAACGGAAAATATGACGACTTATTGATTGTGGAAGAGGATCGAAAGATCAAAGAGGAAACTATCGATATCACTCTCCCGGGAAAGCGTCGTTTCTCCGGACGGAAACATGTCATTACCCAATCTATCGATACGATTTTAGAAATTTTGATTGGAATGGGATTTTCGGTCCAGTATGGTCCGGATATCGATACCGATTACTACAATTACGAAGCATTGAATTTTCCTGAAGATCATCCTGCTAGGGATATGCAGGATACCTTTTACATTACAGACAATGTTTTACTTCGCTCCCATACAAGCAACGTTCAAACTCGTGTGATGGAATCAGCAGAGCCTCCCATACGGATCATTGCCCCGGGAAAAACGTATAGAAATGAGACGATTACGGCAAGATCGCATGTCTTTTTTCATCAAATTGAGGCTCTGTACATCGATAAAGGCGTCACTTTTGGCGATTTGTTGTCTACGCTTGACGAATTTTTATCCAAGTTATTCGATCACGATGTCAAAACACGTTATCGGCCAAGTTATTTCCCATTTGTCGAACCGGGCTTGGAAGTGGATGTCAGTTGTTTATCGTGCAGCGGTAAAGGGTGTACTCTTTGCAAGCATACCGGTTGGCTTGAGGTTGCTGGTGCGGGCATGGTTCATCCTGAAGTTCTCAAAAATGGAAATATCGATCCGGAGATTTATACAGGATACGCTTGGGGACTAGGTGTGGAAAGATTAGCAATGTTAAAGCATGGGATTAAGGATATTCGACTATTCACGGAAAACCACATCCGGTTTTTAGAACAATTTCCGGCAATATAAATGATTTCATCTACTGTTTTAGAATCGGGGATAAAGCTTGTCGATTTTATCCACCAGAAGCTGCAAGGCAAACATTCTCTTCGAAAAATTAAGCGTGCCATTGAAAACAATCATGTTTGTGTTAATGGGGCAGTGGAGAGATTTTACAGTTTTCAACTTTCCAAAGGCGATTTAGTTGAATTCGATGATTCTGTGCTTGAAAAATCGGAAAGTGAAAAACCGGTTCCCGAACGGGATGCGATCCTATTTGAAGACGATCATCTCCTGATTTACAACAAGCCCTCAGGCATGAATTCAGATGAATTCGGATTGGGAAAATTCTTCCCCTCTTTCCCGCTTATTCACCGATTGGATAAAGAGACGACGGGGTGTATTATGTTTGCCAAATATCCCAAAGTCAAAAATCGCATGATCGAATTATTTAAAGGAAAGAAAATTTCCAAGCATTATTTGGCGGTTGTTGATGGTGTCCCCAATAAGCGCGAAGGCGTAGAAGAGTCGTTTATTGGCCAAATTTCATCTAATCCCGGAAGTATTAAATGGGGAAACGTCTCTCCAAAGCAGGGGCAGCATGCGAAAACCCAATGGATGATTGAAAAGAGGGGAAAGGAAGCTGCATTATTAAAGATGCAGCCGATTACAGGGCGTACCCACCAGCTGCGCGTCCATGCGGCTCAGATGGGGCATCCGATTTTAGGGGATTTCCGTTATTGCCGCCATTTTAAGTGTTCCTATCAGCCCTCAAGAACTTTGCTTCACGCTTATACACTGCATTTTCCCCATCCGATTTTAGATGCTTACCTAAAAATTAAAGCGCCGATCCCTGCAGACATGAAACAAGCAATCAGACAAACGTGTAGATGAGAGCGCTTATCGTAAAAACTTCATCCTTAGGCGATATCATTCATGCGTTTCCTGTTGCGGCGTATTTGCAAGATAGATGTCCCGGAATATTGATCGATTGGGTTGTCGAACAGCCTTTTTCCGAATTGGTCCGCTCCCATCCTTATGTTCACTCTGTTTATACAGTCCATACCAAGAAGTGGCGCAAAGGACGTGGCTGGAAAGAGATTGCGGCAATTAGAAAACAGTTGAAATCGCAGAGTTGGGATGTCGTTTTCGATCTACAGGGAAATTCAAAATCGGCCATTCTCACTCATTGGGCAAATAGTTCGGATAAAGTGGGGTATGGTGATCGTTTAGTTTTTGAAAAGCCGAATCTCTGGGTGACAACGCATCAATACGACCCTCCTCCAGAGGCCAATGTAAGGGAAGAGAACCTGTTTCTCGTTCGTTCGTATTTGCAAGATAAGGCTCCGTTTCAAAGCAAAGCGGTCTATTTAAACATCTCGACAGAAGAAGAAGAGTTAGTCGACCAAATCGATCGACGTTTGCCGAATCAACGCAAGGTCATGGTATGTCCAGGTTCTGCTTGGCTGAGTAAGCAAGTTGAGCAAAAGGCGCTTGTCTGCTTTCTTAAACAGATCCCTAAGACTCACTTTTTACTCATTTGGGGAAGCGATTCGGAAAGAGAGGCAGTTGATTTTCTCCATCGTGAAATTCCCAATAGCTCTGTGATGGATCGCTTTTCCATACCCGTATTGCAAAATCTCATGGGCCGTGTTGATGAGGTGATCGCTATGGATTCGCTGCCATTGCACCTAGCTGCCACAATTGATGTTCCTACCTATAGTGTATTTGGAGCATCAAGCGCTCAAAAATATAAGCCTTTCGGAAAGAAGCATAGAGCCTTTCAGGGAGTCTGTCCTTATGGAAGGACGTTTTCCAGAAGATGTCCTATTTTAAGAACTTGTGAAACAGGGGCTTGCATTCGTTCGTTAACTGGCGATGAACTTTTTGAGCATTATTCGAGCTCTAAAATCTGAACATGTCCCTTTCGGGTCAGAGTATAGATAGATCTTCCAATCGGAGAAAGAAGAATCCCTTTTTGAAGCAGGCGCTGCACTTGTTCTTTGCGGAGTTGAATTCCGTTTTGCTCTTTCCAAAGCACATAATCGCATCCTTTATTCCAGGCGGAACACCCAAATCCTTTTTTTCCCTCTATCATGGGTTCGTTACATTTTGGACAAGGACCGAGTTGCTCTTCACAAATTTGATTGACATCGCTTGTTTTGATGATCTCTTTTGTAAATTGTTCGATGTTTTTCATAAATTCTTCTGAAGAGTAGTTTCCGGTTTCGATCGCTTTGAGCTTTGACTCCCATTCTCCAGTCAGTTGTGCAGATTTTAAAGCGGGACTTTGAATTAATGAGATGAGAAACTTCCCGCTGCTTGTTGATTTCAGATTTTTTTTCTCTCTTTTCACATAGCCTCTGGCAATCAACGTTTCGATAATGGCAGCTCTTGTTGCCGGGGTGCCAATTCCTTTATCTTTGAGAAGTTCTCTTTGTTTTGGGTCGTCTACTTGTTTTCCGGCTGCTGCCATAGCGCCTAGCAAGGAGTTTTCCGTATAGCTTTTGGGCGGCTGAGTTTTTCCTTCTTTTAAATAAGGGGATTGGGGCCCGCTTTCTCCTTTGACAAACGCGGGAAGAAGATCTTTTTTCTCTTCATTTTTTGAATAGAGCTTTGTCCATCCCGGATCTTTGATCACCGTTCCTTTAGCTGTGAATTTCAACGTTTGCACAACAGCTTCGGCAACGACTGTTTCTTTTAAACAAGGGGGATAAAAAGCGGCAAGAAGACGCGTATGAATTGTATCGAATACTTGCGCTTGGATAGTAGGGATCTGTTTGGGGTTTTGTCCTGTGGGAATGATTGCGTGGTGATCGGTGACTTTTTTATCGTCGATAATTCTCTTTGTGAAGTTAAGCTGATTCAGATCCAGAGCTTCTGTTTCTTCGGGTTTGAGTGGTTGAAGACTTCTCAAAGCATTGACAACATCTTTCTTCATCTCTTTATTGAGGTATTGCGAATCTGTTCTAGGGTAGGTGATCAGTTTGCTTTCATACAGAGACTGAGCGGCTTTTAAAGTGTCGGCAGCAGATATTCCAAAACGTTTGTTCATTTCCCGTTGCAGCTCTGTTAAGTCAAACAATTGAGGAGGCATCTGTTTTTCGTTTTTCTTTTTGATCCCTTCAATTCTTAACAGAGCGTCTTTGATCGTATCCAGGAGAGCTTCGCCCTCCTCTTTTTTCGAAAAACGCTGTCCGTTGTATTTAAACGCTGCATCCCGATATGTTGTCATAAGCTCCCAAAAAGGCTCTGATTGAAAAAAGGCAATCTCATCGTCTCTTTCGGTAATCATCGCAAGGACAGGAGTTTGTACACGGCCTAAGCTCCACAAGGTTCCTTTGCCGTAGCGTATGGTCAAGTTCCTTGTGCCATTCAATCCAACGATCCAATCTGCTTCGCTGCGGCAACGGGCAGCCTGGAAAAGGTGTTGATATTCAGAGCCGGCCTTCATTTTTTCAAATGCTGTTTTAATGGCTTCAGGAGTTAAGGAATTCAGCCACAAGCGTTGAAACGGCTTTTCTTCCAGGTTGCACCATTGCATGATGTAGCGGAAAATCAGCTCGCCTTCCCTTCCGGCATCAGTTGCACAGATGATTCGGTTTGCTTGGACGAGCAATTTTTTTAGAATTCCCAGCTGCTTTTTTGCTCCTTCGTCGCCGATTTCAGTTAACTCAAACGGCTTTGGAAGAAGAGGCAGTGTTTCAAGCGACCACTGCTTCCATTGAGGATGATACTCTTCAGGTTTTTTCAATCCTACAAGATGCCCAAAAGCCCAAGTGATCTTATATCCGTTGCCTTCGATATATCCCTCTTTGCGCGAGGCGGCCCCTAAATGTTCGGCAAGATCGCGGGCAACAGAAGGTTTTTCGGCAACAACAACGTTCATGTTTTAAAAATTTAACTTCCTTTCACCCTTTCCCATGCGTCATAGTACAAACGCACATCCGATCCAAGGTCCCGAATTTTTTCCATTGCTTTCAGCTGATCTTCCGAGGGAAATAAAATCGGGTTTTCCCTTAAATGTTTCGGAAGTAATTGATAGCTGCTTGGAATCGGTGTTAATGCATGCGTACGTTGGATATTTAATGCCGCAGCTTTTGGAGCAATCATGTAATTGATGAAGGCATGGGCGAGTTCCGGCTCAGGGGAGTGCTCAGAAATTGTGATATAGTCAATCGATAAGATCGCCCCTTCCTCAGGAAAGCTAAACTTCACCAGGTCAGCTTCCACCTGGACTTGGAGGATATCGCTGGAATAGGATTGGCAGATAAGGAATTCGCTGTTGATGAGGCCGTTTTTGTACTGCTCGCTTTCAAATTTTGCTAAATTTTGCTTCCATTTGATGACAAGATCTGCAGCAGATTCAATAGCGTTTTTGTCTGTTGAGTTGACACTGTGGCCCAATGTTCTCAATGCTGCGCCTAAGGCTTCGCGGGTGTCGTTAAGCATTGTCATTCGGCCGATATATTCCTTCGAACCGAAAATGTTGTAAGAAGAAGGGGGAGGAGCGACCTGGTCGGACCGGTATCCGAGGCCGGAGTACGAAAGCATAAAAGGGATGCCGTAGGGGTCGCTTTCTGAATTGAAATAGTGCGGATCCAGATAAAGGTGATTGGGGATCAAATCGAAGTTAAGCGGCTTGACCATTCCTTGTTTGGACATGATCTCTAAGTAGTAATTGCTGGGGAATAGAATGTCGTATGAAGAATTTCCCAGCTTAACTTTTGCATACATCGATTCATTTGAGTCGTACAGATCGATGACTACATGGCAGTTAAACTCTTTTTCAAATTCATGAACAAGGCGTGTATCCAGCATTTCGCTCCATGTAAAAATATGAAGAGTGCGCTGACGGTTATCTTCACATGACGATAGAATCA
This genomic window from Waddlia chondrophila WSU 86-1044 contains:
- a CDS encoding polyamine ABC transporter substrate-binding protein produces the protein MLDTRLVHEFEKEFNCHVVIDLYDSNESMYAKVKLGNSSYDILFPSNYYLEIMSKQGMVKPLNFDLIPNHLYLDPHYFNSESDPYGIPFMLSYSGLGYRSDQVAPPPSSYNIFGSKEYIGRMTMLNDTREALGAALRTLGHSVNSTDKNAIESAADLVIKWKQNLAKFESEQYKNGLINSEFLICQSYSSDILQVQVEADLVKFSFPEEGAILSIDYITISEHSPEPELAHAFINYMIAPKAAALNIQRTHALTPIPSSYQLLPKHLRENPILFPSEDQLKAMEKIRDLGSDVRLYYDAWERVKGS
- a CDS encoding DNA topoisomerase 3, which produces MNVVVAEKPSVARDLAEHLGAASRKEGYIEGNGYKITWAFGHLVGLKKPEEYHPQWKQWSLETLPLLPKPFELTEIGDEGAKKQLGILKKLLVQANRIICATDAGREGELIFRYIMQWCNLEEKPFQRLWLNSLTPEAIKTAFEKMKAGSEYQHLFQAARCRSEADWIVGLNGTRNLTIRYGKGTLWSLGRVQTPVLAMITERDDEIAFFQSEPFWELMTTYRDAAFKYNGQRFSKKEEGEALLDTIKDALLRIEGIKKKNEKQMPPQLFDLTELQREMNKRFGISAADTLKAAQSLYESKLITYPRTDSQYLNKEMKKDVVNALRSLQPLKPEETEALDLNQLNFTKRIIDDKKVTDHHAIIPTGQNPKQIPTIQAQVFDTIHTRLLAAFYPPCLKETVVAEAVVQTLKFTAKGTVIKDPGWTKLYSKNEEKKDLLPAFVKGESGPQSPYLKEGKTQPPKSYTENSLLGAMAAAGKQVDDPKQRELLKDKGIGTPATRAAIIETLIARGYVKREKKNLKSTSSGKFLISLIQSPALKSAQLTGEWESKLKAIETGNYSSEEFMKNIEQFTKEIIKTSDVNQICEEQLGPCPKCNEPMIEGKKGFGCSAWNKGCDYVLWKEQNGIQLRKEQVQRLLQKGILLSPIGRSIYTLTRKGHVQILELE